One window of the Tachypleus tridentatus isolate NWPU-2018 chromosome 10, ASM421037v1, whole genome shotgun sequence genome contains the following:
- the LOC143230166 gene encoding zeta-sarcoglycan-like — protein sequence MVAADKFRVSGSGGVIFDGSIQTPLVRSESFQQLRLESPTRTLKVGAPEGVAIESRAGDITAACRKDLTLRSKEGKIWFDSEKIELKNIKIALPTTRGRTYAGIYQLCVCENGRLFLSPQRATAKLTTSCVNREIENILGSCYDSRNIVRVSLVGWKKRNIE from the exons ATGGTGGCAGCCGACAAGTTCCGAGTCAGTG GTTCAGGGGGTGTTATATTTGACGGTTCAATCCAAACTCCTCTCGTGCGGTCTGAATCATTTCAACAACTGAG GCTAGAATCACCTACACGAACTTTAAAAGTTGGAGCGCCAGAGGGCGTGGCCATAGAGTCGAGAGCAGGTGATATTACTGCCGCCTGTCGCAAAGATTTGACTTTACGGTCGAAGGAAGGAAAG ATTTGGTTCGATTCAGAAAAGATTGAACTGAAGAACATCAAAATTGCCCTTCCAACCACCAGAGGTCGTACATACGCAGGCATTTATCAGTTGTGTGTTTGTGAAAATGGTCGCCTCTTCCTATCGCCCCAGAGGGCCACTGCCAAGCTGACGACGTCGTGTGTAAATAGGGAGATCGAAAATATTCTTGGTAGCTGTTACGATTCAAGGAATATTGTCAGAGTTTCTCTTGTGGGATGGAAGAAGCGAAACATTGAATAG